The nucleotide sequence AAACATTTTTGGTTCCAGAATCATACAAAAACAGAAATTCAGAATCATAAAACTCAGAGATAGGCGAGACAGAGACAGACGAAGTTGTAACAAAACCCAACTGCCGGCGAAGGAGGAACGGCGAGACAGAGATGGGGGAGGAATGGCGAGACAGAGACCAAGATGAGGGAGGAACGCAACTCAACTGTCGAGGAGGGTAGAACGGCGAGTCAGAGACGAGGATAGGATTCAAACTGTCAGATCCTCGATCTGCAAGTCCACGACCACGACCACGACGTAGAGAAGAGTAGAAGACGGCCACAAGCTTCGACATGCAAGTCCAGAGGCGACGGCGTGAAGAGGAACGACGGACAACAACTTCAATCTGACACTCTGTCTGTCACTGCGCGCGGTGACAGCATCTTTTAGCTGACGAGAAGAGTTCGACGGCGGTAGAGGCGGTGGCTACTGCTTGTGGtggctgagagagagagagagggaggttGTGGGTTACGCCGTTAGGGTTTGCGTGAGGGAGGGGATCTGAGGAGACAGCTTTTATACGctgaatttctttttttttttttaattaaaattttaaaacccGTTAAAAAACCGTCCGATTTCACCGGTTCGCTGGTTTAccgccggttcgaccggtttttcCGCCGGTTTTTTGCCAGGCGGTTTTTTATATCAACCGGACCGGCTCGATAATCGGTTTTCGGTTAACCcagtcgaaccggccggtccggttcgattttcagaacaatgatttttattataaaacattCAAATATTTAACCTTCTTTCTTCTATGAATTCAAACATAATATCATATCATTGTAATCAACAACTCATAAGAAGCGTTGAAATAGATTAATATTCTGATAAAATGAACATTTTTGTGATAGATATCAATGATATAATTCGGATGCTTTTCTTTGTCAAAATCCGACCATCAAGCACTCTGTTGTTAACCAAATCCAAGACATTCAAATTTCTTCTTCTCACCTTCCTAGTATCTATGATCATAAAATGGTATAAAAGTTGAAATACCacaataaagaaaaaggaaaaagcttAACTAAGTTTCATACATCTGTCAATATTAATGAAGATACAATGACAACATAGGCCAGGAAAAAGAAAATGGCAATCTGTATTAAAAACTTGGGATTTTCCCTCATGTTTGGAGATGTCACCgatctgaaaaaaaaaagtttgtatGAGAAAATCACTTAAGAGAAAGATGAAAGGATTTCACCCTCTCAGTCAAGCAAAATGTTTACCTAGCAATTCGCTGAGAAAGTCTATGAAATGTATGAGAAAATCACTTAGAGAAAGATGAAAGGATTTCACACTATCTATCAAGCAAAATGTTTACCTAGCAATTCGCTGAGAAAGTCTATGAAACGGTAAACTTTGTATGAACACAATGCCTGGTCCTGTGAGAAGAGCTGTCACAGCATTATCACCCTGCAATTTTGAGGACAAATGATGTAACAAATTATAGATAAAAATATAAGATATGGCATGCAGAAGGGGTGTTATGGTGGCTtacataattaaattaattgcaGCAAGAAGAAAAGGTGGTTGCATGTTTGTGGAACAAATTCCATGCATGCACAGAAAACACCCATAACCACTCATCCTTTTGATTTTTCTTAacttcattttttattattttttatatcacTTTCATGCATTGTAAATATTTCCCAAAGCATAATCAACTGTCAATTACCTgggatctccatgggttagtaaaTAGTAATGTAAGATGTAACTCCCAATATCTCTCTTAAATCAAACCATACGATACTTTGAATAATAATCCAAACAACAATACAGTTACAAACTTCTAGAAGCTCACTACGCACAGAGATAAGACAGGTCTAACGTGTAAAATATCAAACAATATTTATCTATAATTTTTTGCTATAGCAACCATGCAAGGTTAATCCAATGATAACTGTATATTGTGGGAAtattaagaaaataataataaaataaaaatcagtAGTAGAAGTTACTTACTCCAAACATTGTCCTTCTTGGAGGACCATTATATTTTATTTGGACATTGACTGTACTTGTCACAGCAACAATGCATGAAACATCAACTGCTAGAACTTCACCGCTCTCAAGATTTTTCTGTAGAACTAGCAATAAACAAAACCGAAGGATAACCAAGATAAGCAACAAAGTAATATTATAGTAGTTATTCAAAATATCAAAAATACTATTAACATAGACCTTACTCAAGAATGACATTTAAAAGTTGGAAGATAAATTGGAAAGGGAAGAAACAGTTGCAATTGATTTTATTTCTTCCATAAGTAGCATTTTAAGCATGGTAACAGACTAACAGGGAAGAGAATTGTACCAGATCCACCAGCAAGTATGAATGCAAGCCCTTGACCTGATATCTTCTGCCTCAAAAATCCCTATAACAATACAATTGTTGTCTTAGATAAATAACATGGCAATTTGTATGACAAGAGGACTTGTCTGATTTCCTTTACTATCGGAAACCTCTAATTTTGAATTGCTATATAAAAACAGGCATGACAGCATAGATTAATTATACTGATACATAGTATAGTATGTGTAACCCAAATCAATCCTCCAGCACAACCTCTTCCATCTAAACAAACCCATTTTGAAGTCCAAAGCCCCATCTAAAGTAAAATATTTTGTATGCACAGCTGTGGTTAACGGGATTAATACCAATTACATGTTGCAGATTCAAAGGCTATCTACCCTGATGTATGTTATGTGTGggcataataaaaaataaaattcaaatctgTATTTACGTTTTGATGGCTGTGTTTTTATGGAACAATTACTTTTACCATCTTTGGTAAATGTTGGGCGTGCCCTGCAACCGGAGATCAGCTTCTATTGACTAGGTTTGTTAGGTTTGGCAGGCAGGAAAGAGGCAAATCTTTGTGGCACTATCCATTATGAAAGATACACCCACCATTTGAACTATTTGGTTGGAGCGTAATGCACTCACTTCCAAAGACAGATTTTCTAACAAGTACGTTGTATGGATAGGATTAAATGTCTAGCATCCATTGGGTGTAAAGCTAATGATCTTTATAAGGGACTTTCCTTTTGAAACATGCTGAGAGATTGGAAAGCATGCTTTATAGATAATCCTTTTTTTGCTTTGCTTTTGTACAGGGGGATTATCCTTCTACTCTTaatgaaattcttctttaatcttcCCCCCCACCctgacaataaataaataaataaataaataaaaaggataaTATCTAgtaaggttctgaaaatcggatcgGTCATTGAACTGCTCTAGTTACTGGTTCACTGATTCACTGGTCCAACCGATTCAACCGTGGTCTAACCAAAAACACCGTTTTATAATCAAATTTGGAGACCTTTCTGTTCCTGTTTATGAAAGCAACCATACGCACATTTATAGGAAGCAGAATTAGAACATGATATGATGGTGATGAATAAGCAATTTTTGCTACAAAATACTGCTACAAAATTTTTGCTTTTGTTATACCTCAAATTCTCAAATGAATTCTATTTTTGTGATATATCATTATCAAATTTCAGCTCCCTCAAAATCTCAAATGAACCGACTCATTCAACTAATATATACTAAATGAGTGAAATATCAATAATCAGTGATCAGTTCAATTTTGTTCAAAAGACAGTGACATTTCTTTAGATAAAACAAAAGTGTTACTACCAAGAAGTACATTATATAATCATCCATCAAGTTCATATTCACAAATAGAAGTATCAACCCTAAACCCAAACAGAAGTATCACACGCTGAGATGAACATTCAAAGTAGCAGTAACAGGCAAGCATCAAATTACACAAGTGCCAGAGCACATGATAACTCCAAAACCTGTGGCAtcaataaatcaaaattaatttttggctGCCTCTAATACAACATCCAAACATGAATGATTATCTTCCAAATATAATCCTACTTTCAGCTCAATCTGACACATCCTGTTCTGTTCCATAGCATCACAAAAtactaacaccaagtaaaatacATCACAATCAAACAAAATAGAGAGCCTAACAAGTTACCTTCAAATAAACATTGATTCATAGAAGAAAACAGAATCACAAAAGCAAGGCAAATTATATTGGGTATACATAAAAAATTGTCTCTGGTACAAGAAAATTAAGGCTCCAGAATGTTAAGTAGTTCATTCTTTCATAAAGTAACAAGGTTTAATCATACACAAGCAAATTAGTCAAATTAAGGCTCTATTTGGGCATAACATATCAAAGAGattgaaaggaagaagaagaagacgaagacgaaGAACGTGACAACAAACACCGAGCTGACCTCGAGGAAGAAGCTGCGATCGGTGGAGCGAACAGGGGTCCGAGACTTGGAGCACGCCGATAGGACGAAGAGGAAGCTCCTGAGTGCGACGGACGGCGACAGTGTCCCACTTCTTGCGGCAGTGGTGGTGGAGGCTAGATGGCTAGGGCTTTTTTTGGATGAGGGCAGTGCAAGGTTCTGAATTGTGaaggaaaaagaaggagaaaggggCTGGGTCACTGGAACAAGGAAGGAATCagattgctttttttttttaaggaagcATCAAACGACGACATTTCATATAAACCAGCCGGATCCCGGTTCAACAGTTTTCATGCGGTTTTTGAAATGGCGGTTTCTCCTAATGAACCGAACCGCAAATGCTCCCGGTTTCCGGTTGGACCGGCCGGTCCACTCCGGTTTCAGAACCATGATATttagagaaagaaaataaattgCTTGCTAGGTAAGTGACACCAAGTATCTCGTATTtgttaacaagaaaataaaaaataggaaACATCCCAGTTACCTCAGCACCAGCAACAATATTACGTCCCCTCTGATCAATTGTGTTGACGACTTTCACATCATTGACAGAGCAAAGAAATGCATCTGGCTACAGAAATTGAAAAATTGGTTATGTCATATTTTGGTCCTGGTATGGGAAAGAAAAATCAACAGAAGTAAGCCCAACGAAATCAAactttagtttttaaaatcactCTAAGAAATTCAAACATACAGATGAAACAACAACAGCCAACAAATTAATACCTGACACAAAATCTCCCCATTAAATCTTGCTAAATCAATCTGTATTTGCATGAGTAAGAAACATATATAGAGAGGTCTTTCAGTCAAAATGAATCCAAGCATATGTTTCAGGTGATGAATTTGGAGACTTCAAGCAAAGGAGTAACAAATGTTATCTGAAACAAATTAGAGATGCATATAAACCACAAACCGGAAGAATTCTTGCAAAATAAGGTGCAGCAATTCCAACGAATCCATCACTTTGTCCAGAATTTCGAAGAAAGATGCTACTTATGTTTTTGCCAAATAGCCACTGCCATATGCCTACTTCATTTTCTGGAAGATAGGAATTTTCCATTTCAATGGATCCTGACATAAAGCACATGGAACCTACAATAGCAGTATAATAAAACTCCACTTAAATTTTCAGAGGGGAAATCCACAGACTAACTATAAATTATATATGGACATAGGCACAATCCATGTTAACATTTAAAGAAACTTAAAGCAAAATCAGAAATCAGGTTCAGTTTTACTTATACTTCATAATGCCCCCCCCCTCATAAAAAAAAACACAGGCACGCAAACCAACAAATCACAAAGGAAAGAATTTCAGTATTTAATTATGCATTCATatgaagaaaataactaagaCAAAATGTTAAGAccaaaaaatacattaaaaattgaaaattaagaaaatttGTCATCTCATCCAATTGATGTTCAAGAGTCATGCCCAGTATAAGCCATGTTAAACAAATAAACATCAATATATATTACACTACAACAGAATTAAGCCTACATAGCAAATATGCAATATTAATTATAGTACATGGATATCATTTAAaatatcatatatgcattgacaGGGAAAAAATTTTCATCCTAAGTCTACAGAGAAAAAGcaatcaagaaaaataaaataaaataaatctagaGTCACAAATAGAAGTCCCTAAACGACTTACCAGGCTTTGCAATAATTTTTTCTTGGGGTTTCAACATTATCTGTATTGCAACAACAAAGTCAAAGTTAATTTTATGAATAACATTAAAAGAAATATGGGGGAGAAAATCTGACTTTAATTTTTACACCAAGGAGGGTGGTTCATATACCTGGACCACCTGAGCTTCACCCCCTAAAATCTGAAAAGGTGTGATTGCATCTTGCGGACTCTAAACCACAATGAAGAAAAATTTATCATCAGACTGAAGGATATTTCATAGGACAATACAAGCAATATGATGTTGAACATGTCTTCTCCTTTCTTTTttaggagaaagaagaagagtacTATCCCATAATAAGTTGAACATCACGATACACTACAAAACAACCTGCAAAACTAAAATTTTGTTGGAGTCTGATCATGAGCAGTCATATgagtaaaagataaaaaatattcagATATGTTTCCTTTTTCCAAACATCATGTTAGGATTAATAGTCAGTTCAGGCCTTCCTATTTACTGCACATGTGGTACTATTCCAATTTCACAAAATACAAACCTGGATGTGGAATAATTAATGCAGCAAACATATTAACTTAAGCTTTCCCAGataaaatacaattatattttttattgtaaatGGCAAGAATATGCAAATACCTGATAAACATAGGGCTGAAAAGGTGTTGAGAAAAATGGTGCCGCCATTGCTGAGACACAGGAATTACTTTGATGTTACTAGAGAAATAAAGGGCCTATTTGAATTAAAATCCAGTAAGATATCAATAGGGTTTTAACCAAAGAATGTTAACTCTATTATGCAATAATTTTTCACCTTAGGGAATTCAATTGAATATGGTATACATAATTTTCAAATAGCATTTTCAATTAATGGAAAGCACTTTGAACATTATCACTACAACAATAACCTTCACTAGCATATTCAACATTCAACATTAGTTTCACAAGTGAAAATATGGTGCAACAATGGATACAACAATTTAAATTAATCAAGTGATAGTTCAATTTTACTATTACAGTTTCACGGCTGTCACATTGTCTTAAATTTCTAACTGTAAACTAGATAGGTAATCCTATGCTAGACAGTGTCTTTCTCTATTGACAAAATTTCAGAAAATCAAGTTTCAGAGTCAAACACAACTCACAAACAACATATTGTCAAGCATATCCAACTAACAGTTATCAACTATCTACTTGTCCTTATCATTGCCGATTCATCAAAAGATAGTGTACACCAAAGACTCAATTCATTCTTTACCTCACAAGACTAATACAAAAACAAAAGCCACTCTAATTGTTTTGCATATACCTCTAAGGAGAAATCTCTGCACATTATTTCTCAAGCTATCCGCAACAGATTAAACTACCACCAAGAGGAGTGAGCAATATAAAGTAAATTACAGCTTCAATTTCACAACATTAAGATGGAGACTAGGGAAATTAGATTGAATGACAAAAGACGGCAGATACTAATAAATCATTGAAAATCCTAAAACTCAACAATGACAAATGCACAACCGTTCAGCTTTACAACAACTTGCAATTTGGGAACTTTCTGAGAATACAATCTCTATAATCAATCATAAAAGCCCTAGACCACACACAATAAACACACTTTTCTAAACCTGATCAGCTcatctcatttttttcttctcgTATCACTCATGATCAGAAGCCTAGTCTAACCCTAATTTGGTAACCTAAGCCTGATAATGTTGAAATTAGATTCAGATTGTTAACAAATTACGAGATCCAGATAGACTAGAAAAAAAAAGTGATTGATGAATAAGAATTTGGGGAGGAGACAAATCCATACTAGAAGCAATGGAGGAAGGAGAGAGACAAAGAGACCTTTTTAGTGTTTTTGAATGAGTAAGTCTAGAGCTCTGTTCGAACTTGCATTTCAAAATTTTGGCAACTGATAACAAATACTAATATCTTAAATTCCTAACAAACTCCACAAATCACAATTTATACGATGAAAACTATACACATACACCTGATTCAGCTTCTCAAATTGATCGATTGAGCAATCAGGCACCAATTCTGCTTCCGTGAAATCGGAGGCGAAATTAGAGAGATATCGGTTGTGAGAATtacataaagaagaaaaaaattggaCTCAGGAGATTGATGAATGATGAGAAAATTAGAATGAGGTCTCAGAAGAAAAGTGTTAGAAGCAAATAAGTGAATAACATAAAGATTCAGGCGTTCGGACCATAGTTATCAGTAACCCAGGTCCcatttgaataaaaatataaaatagtcaatCAACAAGTATTAAACCTATATTAGTAGGAAATAAATGTCTTCAATAACACTTTTAACAACAATCAAATCtcaatttctaaaaataactattaGAAAAATTTCAATTAGCATTAAACCTATATTGATACAATCATGTAATAGTAACAATAAGACTAACAATCAAGTATTAAATTTACATTAAAATGGCAATAATCAAATATTAAATCTACATTGAAAGAGCAACAATCAAGTATTAAACCAACAACAATAAAGTGATTCCAATTAACATCAAATTCCTATTCTAAACATATGTTTAAAGTTTAAAACGGAAACAATTTATATACAAATTTCAATTggcatcaaattccaattgctttCAAATTTACTTTCAAGTGTCATTCTATATAAATTCCAATAAACatcaatttattatttatttatatctaTTCTAAATCTACGTTAAAACAGCAACAACCAAGTTTTAAAAATCAATATACAATAACTACTAAACCAAAGTCAGAGGAGGCACAAGGTGGAGAGGGCCAGAAGCAGAGACAGAGGAGGCACGAGGCGGGGGCAGAGAAGAAGAGCAACAATATAGCACagcaacaaaataaaccctaAATACCAATAATCAGAGAAAGAAAATATCAATCAACCACTAAACCTCCATATATTACGTTGTAAAACAAAAATTTGAATAATCTGCCACGAAATCAACAAAAAGCATACCTGATGATGTGAAGGCGGAACGCAGGCAGAGAAGAGGGAGACCAATCACGGCGAAGCAGAGACTGGCGAGGGGGAGGCAGCAGCGTCGGTGAGCCACGCAATTCCGAAGCGGTCCAAGTTTCTAAACTATGTCGATACACCGATTTTTACTAAAACCGGCCAGGTCAAACTTATTTTTGCTGGTTCTTTTTCTTGTCGGTCCTCTACTCCATCCAGACTGATCCTATGACCAGTTAATCGGTTTTGCGATCCGACTGTTTATGTCGGTCCGATTCTAACGACTATGGTTCAAACTTTGACCGTATTTTTCGATGGGACAAATACTATTTGAGTCTATGACGGTCCATTACCTTTCCACCGTGAAGATTTTCATCCACAGCTGCTGCGATTAAAATAAATTTTCGCTTATAAATTGAAAAATGATAATAGTTTATTATTCAACACCATGTTCCCTCTTTCGAATTCTATAGCAGCTGACACTTTCATTGTTGATATGCCATCATCTTTGCCCCCCTTTTTACTAAGATTTCGAATAGCTGTCCCGAATTCAAGTTGATTATGTTTCGCCTCTTCTTCggagaaagaaaaaatggaatgagaataaaaaaaaaaatataataaataaaagaaatattattCTAATATAAACATtaataaaaatctaaatataGAATGAAATTATCAAATAATTTAGATAATGAATATAAAGAATATGAAAAATCTAATAATAATGATATACTATAGAAATAATAATGATATACTATAGAAAAGTATTGGGTCCATCTACTGTAAAGATGCCTTCTTGTACATATTTACAGATTTTGATTTAAAAGCGTATCGCTAAAAGTGTTgtttaaagagaaagtgttacccttaatcgttaacttggctctgataccaatttttttttttcatttctactATATGATAATTTTTTCCATTTCTACTATATGATACCCATTTTTTACTAGTTCTTGATGTATATTGTGATTTcattttcaatcttgttttagtttataatattcttttttgcatggattattgtatataaaatcttttatctgtttgtctttttctttaatataatttctcaaatcctcaaaaacttcttttatttctacactttctgttgtttctaaataccttcttaatttttcaacttcattctccattttttctttcaacagctttaattcttttaagtcataatatggttttccaggcatttataaattttttaaatttaattccaacttgtttatatttattcttatttctatcctttttattataaggtcatcaatttcgatctgaaggttatttaattcccttttatactcttttattttactttttaatttttactgtaaataatttaaacgattttctctttcaaagagctcttgtttcttgtcttgataagttacgtatatttcttctttatttattgtcataatttagtgtttagggttt is from Arachis ipaensis cultivar K30076 chromosome B01, Araip1.1, whole genome shotgun sequence and encodes:
- the LOC107628471 gene encoding uncharacterized protein LOC107628471 isoform X1 translates to MAAPFFSTPFQPYVYQSPQDAITPFQILGGEAQVVQIMLKPQEKIIAKPGSMCFMSGSIEMENSYLPENEVGIWQWLFGKNISSIFLRNSGQSDGFVGIAAPYFARILPIDLARFNGEILCQPDAFLCSVNDVKVVNTIDQRGRNIVAGAENLALPSSKKSPSHLASTTTAARSGTLSPSVALRSFLFVLSACSKSRTPVRSTDRSFFLEGFLRQKISGQGLAFILAGGSVLQKNLESGEVLAVDVSCIVAVTSTVNVQIKYNGPPRRTMFGGDNAVTALLTGPGIVFIQSLPFHRLSQRIARSVTSPNMRENPKFLIQIAIFFFLAYVVIVSSLILTDV
- the LOC107628471 gene encoding uncharacterized protein LOC107628471 isoform X3 → MAAPFFSTPFQPYVYQSPQDAITPFQILGGEAQVVQIMLKPQEKIIAKPGSMCFMSGSIEMENSYLPENEVGIWQWLFGKNISSIFLRNSGQSDGFVGIAAPYFARILPIDLARFNGEILCQPDAFLCSVNDVKVVNTIDQRGRNIVAGAEGFLRQKISGQGLAFILAGGSVLQKNLESGEVLAVDVSCIVAVTSTVNVQIKYNGPPRRTMFGGDNAVTALLTGPGIVFIQSLPFHRLSQRIARSVTSPNMRENPKFLIQIAIFFFLAYVVIVSSLILTDV
- the LOC107628471 gene encoding uncharacterized protein LOC107628471 isoform X2; protein product: MAAPFFSTPFQPYVYQSPQDAITPFQILGGEAQVVQIMLKPQEKIIAKPGSMCFMSGSIEMENSYLPENEVGIWQWLFGKNISSIFLRNSGQSDGFVGIAAPYFARILPPDAFLCSVNDVKVVNTIDQRGRNIVAGAENLALPSSKKSPSHLASTTTAARSGTLSPSVALRSFLFVLSACSKSRTPVRSTDRSFFLEGFLRQKISGQGLAFILAGGSVLQKNLESGEVLAVDVSCIVAVTSTVNVQIKYNGPPRRTMFGGDNAVTALLTGPGIVFIQSLPFHRLSQRIARSVTSPNMRENPKFLIQIAIFFFLAYVVIVSSLILTDV